In Xiphias gladius isolate SHS-SW01 ecotype Sanya breed wild chromosome 6, ASM1685928v1, whole genome shotgun sequence, a single genomic region encodes these proteins:
- the slc30a7 gene encoding zinc transporter 7 isoform X2 — protein MFFDCTALLAGLAASVISRWRSNDSFSYGYVRAEVLAGFVNGLFLIFTAFFIFSEGVERALEPPDVHHERLLPVSVAGLLVNLVGIFVFHHGGHGHSHGEEGHGHSHSLFNGSLNHGHSHGGHDHQSKHTDRHGHGGHGHSHDSHDSHGHSHDSHGHSHGGHGHSHEEPHCHDELHTPGKGSSKQILQGVLLHIIADTLGSIGVIISALLMQKYDLMIADPICSMLIAILIGVSVVPLLRESIGILMQRTPPSLDNALPECYQRVQQLQGVYNLQEPHFWTLCTDVYIGTLKLLVAPDADTRWILSQTHHIFTQAGVRQLYVQIDTAAM, from the exons ATGTTCTTTGACTGCACCGCCCTGCTGGCAGGTCTGGCAGCCTCCGTCATCTCCAGGTGGAGATCCAACGACAGCTTCTCCTACGG TTATGTGAGAGCGGAGGTGCTGGCAGGCTTCGTCAACGGACTCTTCCTCATCTTCACAgccttcttcatcttctctgaAGGAGTCGAG agaGCCTTGGAGCCTCCTGATGTTCACCATGAGCGGCTGCTTCCCGTCTCTGTGGCCGGTCTGCTGGTGAACCTGGTCGGGATCTTTGTATTCCATCACGGAGGACACGGACACTCACATGGAGAGGAAG gCCATGGTCACAGTCACTCTCTGTTTAACGGCAGTCTGAATCACGGCCACAGTCACGGAGGTCACGACCAccagagcaaacacacagacaggcatgGACACGGAGGACACGGACACAGTCATGACAGTCATGACAGTCATGGACACAGTCATGACAGTCATGGACACAGTCATGGTGGACACGGCCACAGCCATGAGGAGCCACACTGTCACG atgaGCTGCACACGCCGGGGAAAGGCTCCAGTAAACAGATCCTGCAGG gTGTCCTCCTGCACATCATCGCTGACACTCTGGGCAGCATCGGCGTGATCATCTCCGCTCTGCTGATGCAGAAATACGACCTGATGATCGCTGATCCCATCTGCTCCATGCTGATCGCCATCCTCATCGGAGTCAg CGTGGTGCCTTTACTGAGGGAGTCCATCGGGATCCTGATGCAGAGGACTCCTCCTTCACTGGACAATGCCCTGCCAGAGTGTTACCAGAGG GTGCAGCAGCTACAGGGAGTGTACAACCTGCAGGAGCCTCACTTCTGGACCCTGTGTACTGACGTTTACATCGGGACATTAAAGCTGCTGGTCGCCCCCGACGCCGACACCCGCTGGATCCTCAGCCAGACTCACCACATCTTCACACAG GCGGGGGTTCGACAGCTCTACGTTCAGATCGACACGGCGGCCATGTAG